Proteins from a single region of Nocardioides anomalus:
- a CDS encoding SRPBCC family protein, with product MAGGRVRFRVSRERAFDYLVDPRNRAEWQSSLRRVSGVEGEPRVGQSWVDETKPGVHAHMRTTELVRPTRWSESGTWRFVRADLTLQFFDAPDGQCDVDYSFRIHALGPVGTVASWLSRPAVGADLRRAAQVLARLTG from the coding sequence ATGGCGGGCGGACGGGTCCGCTTCCGGGTCAGCCGGGAGCGCGCCTTCGACTACCTGGTCGACCCCCGCAACCGGGCCGAGTGGCAGTCCTCGCTGCGCCGGGTCAGCGGCGTCGAGGGCGAGCCGCGCGTCGGGCAGAGCTGGGTCGACGAGACCAAGCCGGGGGTGCACGCCCACATGCGCACCACCGAGCTGGTCCGCCCGACCCGGTGGAGCGAGTCCGGCACCTGGCGCTTCGTGCGCGCCGACCTGACCCTGCAGTTCTTCGACGCCCCCGACGGTCAGTGCGACGTCGACTACTCCTTCCGCATCCACGCCCTCGGCCCGGTCGGCACGGTGGCCTCGTGGCTGTCGCGGCCGGCGGTCGGCGCCGACCTCCGGCGGGCCGCGCAGGTGTTGGCTAGGTTGACCGGGTGA
- a CDS encoding DUF2510 domain-containing protein, which translates to MTQTPAGWYADPQDPAQYRYWDGAAWTEHRSPRSQTGAQVTQAANDLADGLTKGFNAVGTWLNQNVGSQAGTTFASVAASCRDEPARQPLSVTAQLVLGPGDVAGVGQVFARTGTTVTAEGARLENEHCRLVPNPWDPAAPQGVAVFIGATTVGRLPAELEAQYVGPLAQLASRSVVATAVADLVAHGPGMVTSAQVSVHLPAVEALAS; encoded by the coding sequence GTGACGCAGACACCCGCCGGCTGGTACGCCGACCCGCAGGACCCCGCGCAGTACCGCTACTGGGACGGCGCGGCCTGGACCGAGCACCGCTCGCCGCGCTCGCAGACCGGGGCGCAGGTCACCCAGGCGGCCAACGACCTGGCCGACGGGCTGACCAAGGGTTTCAACGCGGTGGGCACGTGGCTCAACCAGAACGTCGGCAGCCAGGCGGGCACGACGTTCGCGTCGGTGGCCGCGTCGTGCCGGGACGAGCCGGCTCGGCAGCCGCTGTCGGTGACCGCTCAGCTGGTGCTGGGGCCGGGCGACGTCGCGGGGGTGGGCCAGGTCTTCGCGCGGACGGGCACGACGGTCACGGCCGAGGGCGCGCGGCTGGAGAACGAGCACTGCCGGCTGGTGCCGAACCCGTGGGACCCGGCGGCGCCGCAGGGGGTGGCGGTGTTCATCGGGGCGACCACGGTGGGCCGGTTGCCGGCCGAGCTCGAGGCGCAGTACGTCGGGCCGCTGGCGCAGCTGGCCAGCCGGAGCGTGGTGGCCACGGCGGTGGCCGACCTGGTCGCGCACGGCCCCGGGATGGTGACGAGCGCGCAGGTGAGCGTGCACCTGCCCGCGGTGGAGGCGCTCGCCTCCTAG
- the dacB gene encoding D-alanyl-D-alanine carboxypeptidase/D-alanyl-D-alanine endopeptidase — protein sequence MRSGEMAHAREEGGWLGRALAALLVVAVVATGVAGWRLDWYDDLVGDSGSTQQATGPADVPPPPGLELPALTAPDPVDTPLDPPGRIRAASVQAAVLPFVTDPVLGPHVTGVVEDLAAGKPVVTVGDGGAAMPASTTKLLTTTAALSAVGPETRFATRVVAAGKGRIVLVGGGDPFLASKPLPTAYPAHADVVTLAQQTAAALQAQGRSRVRLGYDDSLFSEPSFNPAWPAHYLPEHVVSRVTALWVDEGRPATGSGRVDDPSLYAAQTFAAALTAAGITVVGAPTRGVASGGTELTRVESAPLREIAARILEISDNEGAEVLSHQVGVAVAGKGTFADGAAGVLSTLGALGVPLDGVTVHDGSGLSRENRITPAALVGVLRLALDPAHPELDPIVTGLPVAGFSGSLTNRFDQPFPTSRGLVRAKTGTLTNVSSLAGIAVDQDGNQMVFALMADRIAQVDETKAQRALDAAAGALGACHCGSVPN from the coding sequence GTGCGATCGGGTGAGATGGCGCACGCCCGCGAGGAGGGCGGGTGGCTGGGTCGCGCCCTCGCGGCCCTGCTCGTGGTGGCCGTCGTCGCCACCGGCGTCGCCGGCTGGCGCCTGGACTGGTACGACGACCTGGTCGGCGACTCCGGCAGCACGCAGCAGGCCACCGGGCCGGCCGACGTACCACCGCCGCCCGGGCTCGAGCTGCCCGCGCTGACCGCGCCGGACCCCGTCGACACCCCGCTCGACCCGCCCGGTCGGATCAGGGCGGCGAGCGTGCAGGCGGCGGTGCTGCCGTTCGTCACCGACCCCGTCCTGGGCCCGCACGTCACGGGCGTGGTCGAGGACCTCGCGGCCGGCAAACCGGTCGTCACCGTCGGCGACGGGGGCGCGGCGATGCCGGCGTCGACCACCAAGCTGCTCACCACCACCGCGGCGCTGTCCGCGGTCGGCCCGGAGACCCGCTTCGCCACCCGCGTCGTCGCCGCCGGGAAGGGACGGATCGTGCTGGTCGGCGGCGGGGACCCGTTCCTCGCCTCGAAGCCGCTGCCCACGGCGTACCCGGCCCACGCCGACGTCGTCACCCTCGCCCAGCAGACCGCCGCCGCGCTCCAGGCGCAGGGGCGGAGCCGCGTCAGGCTGGGGTACGACGACTCGCTGTTCTCCGAGCCGTCCTTCAACCCGGCCTGGCCCGCGCACTACCTGCCCGAGCACGTCGTCTCCCGGGTCACCGCCCTGTGGGTCGACGAGGGCCGGCCCGCGACCGGCTCCGGCCGGGTCGACGACCCGTCGCTGTACGCCGCGCAGACCTTCGCCGCCGCGCTCACCGCCGCCGGCATCACCGTGGTCGGCGCCCCGACCCGCGGCGTGGCCTCGGGCGGCACCGAGCTGACCCGCGTGGAGTCGGCGCCGCTGCGCGAGATCGCCGCCCGCATCCTCGAGATCTCCGACAACGAGGGGGCCGAGGTGCTCTCGCACCAGGTCGGCGTGGCGGTGGCCGGGAAGGGCACCTTCGCGGACGGCGCCGCCGGGGTGCTGTCGACGCTGGGCGCGCTCGGCGTGCCCCTCGACGGCGTCACCGTCCACGACGGCAGCGGCCTCTCGCGGGAGAACCGGATCACCCCGGCCGCGCTGGTCGGCGTGCTGCGTCTCGCCCTCGACCCGGCCCACCCCGAGCTGGACCCGATCGTCACCGGGCTCCCGGTCGCCGGCTTCAGCGGCTCGCTGACCAACCGGTTCGACCAGCCGTTCCCGACCTCGCGCGGGCTCGTGCGCGCCAAGACCGGCACCCTCACCAACGTCTCCTCGCTGGCCGGCATCGCGGTCGACCAGGACGGCAACCAGATGGTCTTCGCGCTCATGGCCGACCGGATCGCCCAGGTCGACGAGACCAAGGCCCAGCGTGCCCTCGACGCGGCCGCCGGGGCCCTCGGCGCCTGCCACTGCGGGTCGGTGCCGAACTAG
- a CDS encoding C40 family peptidase, with product MALLCAGVLAVPTARAADPDGHVTQKDVTRAQAAADRKAADVASVRATLAQAQRRLEDAQVGAARAGERFNGARYAAQQAAAASATAQAQAADAAATLERQRSAYADAVTSAYQMSPQLSALGALSHADGVTDVLESSAALRNAQTALQDRYDAYDEASDAARDTEADAADALADAQAATAKARAARDAARDAADAAAAEADRYADERDRLLGQLADLQHVSVRLAEKREDQLAAAAAAQAAADAAAAAQQQQQEEQQQEEQQQVTPTPTPTPTPTVDPTPTPTPTATPTEEPTPTPTPTSTPTSTPTSTPTTEPPPPPPPTSSGDAGAAIAFARAQLGEPYRYGASGPSSWDCSGLTMRAWEAGGKALAHYSVAQYEDATPISIGDLQPGDLLFWGDGSPSSIYHVALYVGDGMMIHAPRPGRSVEEVSMYYWITPNYFARP from the coding sequence GTGGCGCTGCTGTGCGCCGGAGTGCTGGCGGTGCCGACCGCGCGAGCGGCCGACCCGGACGGGCACGTCACCCAGAAGGACGTCACCCGGGCGCAGGCCGCCGCGGACCGCAAGGCCGCCGACGTCGCGTCGGTGCGGGCCACGCTGGCCCAGGCGCAGCGGCGGCTCGAGGACGCCCAGGTCGGAGCGGCGCGGGCCGGTGAGCGGTTCAACGGCGCGCGGTACGCCGCGCAGCAGGCCGCGGCCGCGTCGGCCACCGCCCAGGCGCAGGCCGCGGACGCGGCGGCCACCCTCGAGCGCCAGCGGTCGGCGTACGCCGACGCGGTGACCTCGGCCTACCAGATGTCGCCGCAGCTCAGCGCCCTCGGAGCGCTCAGCCACGCCGACGGCGTGACCGACGTGCTGGAGAGCAGCGCCGCGCTGCGCAACGCCCAGACCGCCCTGCAGGACCGCTACGACGCCTACGACGAGGCCTCCGACGCCGCCCGCGACACCGAGGCCGACGCCGCCGACGCGCTGGCCGACGCCCAGGCCGCCACCGCGAAGGCCCGCGCGGCCCGCGACGCCGCCCGGGACGCCGCCGACGCCGCGGCCGCCGAGGCCGACCGGTACGCCGACGAGCGCGACCGCCTCCTCGGCCAGCTGGCCGACCTCCAGCACGTCTCGGTCCGGCTGGCCGAGAAGCGCGAGGACCAGCTCGCCGCGGCTGCCGCCGCCCAGGCCGCGGCCGACGCCGCCGCCGCGGCGCAGCAGCAGCAGCAGGAGGAGCAGCAGCAGGAGGAGCAGCAGCAGGTCACGCCGACCCCGACGCCGACCCCCACGCCGACGGTCGACCCGACGCCGACCCCGACCCCCACGGCGACCCCGACCGAGGAGCCGACCCCGACTCCGACCCCGACGAGCACGCCGACCAGCACCCCGACGAGCACCCCGACCACCGAGCCCCCGCCGCCCCCGCCGCCGACCTCGTCCGGCGACGCGGGCGCGGCGATCGCCTTCGCGCGGGCCCAGCTCGGCGAGCCCTACCGCTACGGCGCGTCCGGCCCGAGCTCATGGGACTGCTCGGGGCTGACCATGCGCGCGTGGGAGGCCGGCGGCAAGGCGCTGGCGCACTACTCGGTCGCGCAGTACGAGGACGCCACACCGATCTCGATCGGCGACCTGCAGCCCGGTGACCTGCTGTTCTGGGGCGACGGGAGCCCGAGCTCGATCTACCACGTCGCGCTCTACGTCGGCGACGGGATGATGATCCACGCGCCGCGGCCGGGCCGCAGCGTGGAGGAGGTCTCCATGTACTACTGGATCACCCCGAACTACTTCGCCCGCCCCTGA
- a CDS encoding sulfotransferase family protein, producing MARPLRPDFIIVGAPKAGTTALHSALALHPDVFTTTPKEPKYWLCGDAPPPHWVGPGDAHSQQEWVWRRRDYEALFRPAADRQVRGESTPFYLWSYPAHRRIAEHLPEVKLIAVIRDPIDRAYSNWMHLWSDGLEKEPDFERAFHLQAERIDRGWAPFWRYKDLGLYGRQLEHLYQYVDPARVHVVRYRDIVESPVETTDEVCRFLGIRTGLVHEVPRDNARAYASPAGAPPSSARPSAPAPGPASSCAPRSGVRPPYRSSTSSRPAAPTGPSSPRTPAPGCCRTSPTTSTCSRS from the coding sequence ATGGCCCGGCCGCTCCGACCCGACTTCATCATCGTCGGGGCCCCGAAGGCCGGGACCACCGCGCTGCACTCCGCGCTGGCGCTGCACCCCGACGTCTTCACGACCACGCCCAAGGAGCCGAAGTACTGGCTCTGCGGTGACGCCCCGCCCCCGCACTGGGTCGGCCCGGGCGACGCGCACAGCCAGCAGGAGTGGGTCTGGCGGCGCCGCGACTACGAGGCGCTGTTCCGGCCCGCCGCCGACCGCCAGGTGCGCGGCGAGAGCACGCCGTTCTACCTGTGGAGCTACCCCGCGCACCGGCGGATCGCCGAGCACCTGCCCGAGGTGAAGCTGATCGCGGTGATCCGCGACCCCATCGACCGCGCGTACAGCAACTGGATGCACCTGTGGTCCGACGGGCTCGAGAAGGAGCCGGACTTCGAGCGCGCCTTCCACCTGCAGGCCGAGCGCATCGACCGCGGCTGGGCGCCGTTCTGGCGCTACAAGGACCTCGGGCTCTACGGGCGCCAGCTCGAGCACCTCTACCAGTACGTCGACCCCGCGCGCGTGCACGTCGTGCGCTACCGCGACATCGTCGAGTCGCCCGTCGAGACCACCGACGAGGTCTGCCGGTTCCTGGGCATCCGCACCGGGCTCGTGCACGAGGTGCCGCGCGACAACGCGCGCGCCTACGCCTCCCCGGCTGGCGCACCACCGTCTTCGGCCCGGCCGTCCGCGCCGGCGCCTGGGCCGGCCAGTTCGTGCGCCCCGAGGTCTGGCGTGCGGCCTCCGTACCGCTCATCAACCAGCTCCAGGCCGGCGGCGCCCACCGGCCCAAGCTCGCCCCGGACGCCCGCGCCCGGCTGCTGCCGCACTTCGCCGACGACATCGACCTGCTCTCGGAGCTGA
- a CDS encoding class I SAM-dependent methyltransferase: MRALPGLGGWSEDPLWGSFYDWTVEHRTIGGAVWRVGIQSDLGLLYDAAAEIGRQRAGARVLDVPCGGGVAVRALRPGQGVDYVAVDISARMLERTARVAEEVGVGDQVTTRVADVERLPFDDQEVDLVVSFTGLHCFPDPARAVVELARVMKLGGVLTGSALMNDTGLRYEPMRRAGRLAGLLGPGCTTDQLRRWLSRQGVADVTVEVSGPMAYFRGVRRA; this comes from the coding sequence ATGAGGGCGCTCCCAGGGCTCGGGGGCTGGTCGGAGGACCCGCTGTGGGGCTCGTTCTACGACTGGACCGTCGAGCACCGCACGATCGGCGGCGCCGTGTGGCGGGTGGGGATCCAGAGCGACCTCGGCCTGCTGTACGACGCCGCGGCGGAGATCGGCCGCCAGCGGGCCGGCGCGCGCGTGCTCGACGTACCGTGCGGGGGCGGGGTCGCCGTCCGCGCGCTGCGCCCCGGCCAGGGCGTGGACTACGTGGCGGTGGACATCTCCGCGCGGATGCTGGAGCGCACGGCGCGGGTCGCCGAGGAGGTCGGCGTGGGCGACCAGGTCACCACGCGGGTCGCCGACGTCGAGCGGCTGCCCTTCGACGACCAGGAGGTCGACCTGGTCGTGTCCTTCACCGGGCTGCACTGCTTCCCGGACCCGGCCCGCGCCGTGGTCGAGCTGGCGCGGGTCATGAAGCTGGGCGGTGTGCTGACCGGCAGCGCGCTGATGAACGACACCGGCCTGCGCTACGAGCCGATGCGCCGCGCCGGGCGGCTGGCCGGACTGCTCGGCCCGGGCTGCACCACCGACCAGCTGCGCCGCTGGCTCTCGCGCCAGGGCGTGGCCGACGTGACCGTTGAGGTCTCCGGGCCGATGGCGTACTTCCGCGGAGTGCGGCGCGCCTGA
- a CDS encoding acyl-CoA dehydrogenase family protein, which produces MATDTAAPADPAPEPPETVEEAPPAPRPTPPGGDDKFPVPQVDVAALTALLDGRYADVRNLVRTNLAAYASILEEQETLDRAAFRERVKDVVLEMAATGQTGMGFPEEYGGGGDVGASFAAFETLAFGDLSVLVKVGVQFGLFGGAILQLGTKRHHDAYLADLITGQLMGCFAMTETGHGSNVQALGTVATYDADAGEFVITTTEPGANKDYIGNAAAHAEVAVVFAQLEVAGEGHGVHAFVVPIRRDGEPAEGVRIEDDGLKMGLNGVDNGKLWFDHVRVPREALLNRFADVSEDGTYHSDIENPGRRFFTMLGTLVQGRVCVGGGGINASKVALAIAIRYALRRRQFEATSETEEDLLLDYGQHQRRLFPLLASTYALHFAQEVVAGQCHDVFSGNQTAEKFRRELESRAAGTKALGTWHATRTIQECREACGGAGYLAVNRFAALKADTDVFTTFEGDNTVLLQLVAKGLLTDYAGEFEEMDQLGMVRFVAGLAVETVVERTSVHKLFERVRDLLPGGDRWDQEAGVLDSDYQLAMLRFREEHMLAGVARRLKRGIDAGMNPGEVFSRVQDHVIHAARAHTERLVLEAFVDKVRGMPEGDDKVVLGLLCDLHALSLIEADRAWFMEHGRLTVVRSKEISRRIGSLCRRIRPVARELVDAFGVPEEMLRSPDLIS; this is translated from the coding sequence GTGGCCACGGACACCGCTGCCCCCGCCGACCCGGCTCCCGAGCCCCCCGAGACCGTCGAGGAGGCGCCGCCCGCGCCGCGGCCCACGCCGCCCGGCGGTGACGACAAGTTCCCCGTCCCGCAGGTCGACGTCGCGGCCCTGACCGCGCTGCTCGACGGCAGGTACGCCGACGTGCGCAACCTGGTGCGCACCAACCTCGCGGCGTACGCCTCGATCCTGGAGGAGCAGGAGACGCTGGACCGCGCGGCCTTCCGCGAGCGGGTCAAGGACGTCGTGCTGGAGATGGCCGCGACCGGGCAGACCGGCATGGGCTTCCCGGAGGAGTACGGCGGCGGCGGGGACGTCGGCGCCAGCTTCGCGGCCTTCGAGACCCTGGCCTTCGGTGACCTGAGCGTGCTGGTCAAGGTCGGCGTGCAGTTCGGCCTGTTCGGCGGCGCCATCCTCCAGCTGGGGACCAAGCGTCACCACGACGCCTACCTGGCCGACCTCATCACCGGCCAGCTCATGGGCTGCTTCGCGATGACCGAGACCGGCCACGGCTCGAACGTCCAGGCGCTCGGCACGGTGGCGACGTACGACGCGGACGCGGGCGAGTTCGTCATCACCACGACCGAGCCCGGGGCCAACAAGGACTACATCGGCAACGCCGCGGCGCACGCCGAGGTCGCGGTGGTCTTCGCCCAGCTCGAGGTGGCCGGCGAGGGGCACGGCGTGCACGCCTTCGTGGTGCCGATCCGCAGGGACGGAGAGCCCGCCGAGGGCGTGCGCATCGAGGACGACGGTCTCAAGATGGGCCTCAACGGCGTCGACAACGGCAAACTCTGGTTCGACCACGTGCGGGTGCCGCGGGAGGCGCTGCTCAACCGCTTCGCCGACGTCTCCGAGGACGGCACCTACCACTCCGACATCGAGAACCCCGGCCGCCGCTTCTTCACCATGCTCGGCACGCTCGTGCAGGGCCGGGTCTGCGTCGGCGGTGGCGGCATCAACGCCAGCAAGGTGGCGCTGGCCATCGCGATCCGCTACGCGCTCCGGCGCCGCCAGTTCGAGGCCACCAGCGAGACCGAGGAGGACCTGCTCCTCGACTACGGCCAGCACCAGCGCCGGCTGTTCCCGCTGCTCGCCTCGACGTACGCCTTGCACTTCGCCCAGGAGGTCGTGGCCGGTCAGTGCCACGACGTGTTCTCGGGCAACCAGACCGCCGAGAAGTTCCGCCGCGAGCTGGAGTCGCGTGCGGCCGGCACCAAGGCGCTCGGCACGTGGCACGCGACGCGGACCATCCAGGAGTGCCGCGAGGCCTGCGGCGGCGCCGGTTACCTCGCGGTGAACCGGTTCGCCGCGCTCAAGGCCGACACCGACGTCTTCACGACCTTCGAGGGCGACAACACCGTCCTGCTGCAGCTGGTGGCCAAGGGGCTGCTGACCGACTACGCGGGCGAGTTCGAGGAGATGGACCAGCTCGGCATGGTGCGCTTCGTCGCCGGTCTCGCGGTGGAGACCGTGGTCGAGCGGACCAGCGTGCACAAGCTGTTCGAGCGGGTCCGCGACCTGCTCCCCGGCGGCGACCGGTGGGACCAGGAGGCCGGGGTCCTCGACTCCGACTACCAGCTGGCCATGCTGCGCTTCCGCGAGGAGCACATGTTGGCCGGCGTCGCCCGGCGGCTCAAGCGCGGCATCGACGCCGGCATGAACCCCGGTGAGGTCTTCTCCCGCGTCCAGGACCACGTCATCCACGCCGCCCGCGCGCACACCGAGCGGCTGGTGCTCGAGGCGTTCGTGGACAAGGTCCGCGGCATGCCCGAGGGCGACGACAAGGTCGTGCTGGGCCTGCTCTGCGACCTGCACGCGCTCTCGCTCATCGAGGCCGACCGCGCCTGGTTCATGGAGCACGGCCGGCTCACCGTCGTCCGCTCCAAGGAGATCAGCCGGCGCATCGGCTCGTTGTGTCGGCGGATCCGGCCGGTGGCCCGCGAGCTGGTCGACGCGTTCGGGGTGCCCGAGGAGATGCTGCGCTCCCCGGACCTCATCTCCTGA
- a CDS encoding inorganic diphosphatase — protein MEFDVLVEIPKGQRNKYEVDHVSGRIRLDRTLFTSTQYPADYGYIENTLGLDGDPLDAMVILQEPTFPGCLIKCRAIGMFRMTDEAGGDDKVLCVPATDPRLEHLRDISHVSKFDRLEIQHFFEVYKDLEPGKSVEGAEWVGRTEAEAEVRESFQRFIDNPEEASAAHPPPAAQPGETR, from the coding sequence ATGGAGTTCGACGTGCTCGTGGAGATCCCCAAGGGTCAGCGCAACAAGTACGAAGTGGACCACGTCTCGGGGCGGATCCGGCTCGACCGGACGCTCTTCACGTCGACGCAGTACCCGGCCGACTACGGCTACATCGAGAACACTCTCGGCCTGGACGGCGACCCGCTCGACGCGATGGTGATCCTGCAGGAGCCCACGTTCCCCGGCTGCCTCATCAAGTGCCGCGCCATCGGCATGTTCCGGATGACCGACGAGGCCGGCGGCGACGACAAGGTCCTCTGCGTCCCCGCCACCGACCCGCGCCTGGAGCACCTGCGCGACATCAGCCACGTCTCCAAGTTCGACCGCCTGGAGATCCAGCACTTCTTCGAGGTCTACAAGGACCTCGAGCCCGGCAAGTCCGTCGAGGGCGCCGAGTGGGTCGGGCGCACCGAGGCCGAGGCCGAGGTCCGCGAGTCCTTCCAGCGCTTCATCGACAACCCCGAGGAGGCCTCGGCCGCGCACCCGCCGCCGGCGGCCCAGCCGGGCGAGACGCGCTAG
- a CDS encoding long-chain-fatty-acid--CoA ligase: protein MTSYNLAILLTHSAEQYPEREAIVFPATGRRMTYAEVDTVSNMVAGYLVGQGIQPGDKVALSCPNLPYFSLVYWGILKAGATVVPLNVLLKGREVTYHLQDSDAKAYFCFEGTPELPIGQEGYAGFQGADGCETFVVITAGLDGASPFEGVPTFAETLGGQDGTFETVATDEDDTAVILYTSGTTGQPKGAELRHRNMRDNAQLGEALFGADAEKPDTFLCVLPLFHSFGQTVIQNGAAAYGGTVVMLPRFEAGAALQLVQSEGITYFAGVPTMYWGLLGALKEAGDSVDVKKISDTLRVAAAGGSALPVEVHKNFREQFGVTILEGYGLSETSPVASFSPYGEEPRVGSIGRPVPGVEMKLIDPESWDEVEWSEDAVGEIAIKGHNIMKGYYGRPEATEEAIQDGWFRSGDLGRRDADGWYYIVDRSKDMIIRGGYNVYPREIEEVLMSHPDVSLAAVIGVPHESHGEEVKAFVILEDGATITEDELVAWGKEQMAGYKYPRVVEFVPNLPMTATGKILKRELS, encoded by the coding sequence GTGACGTCGTACAACCTGGCCATCCTGCTGACGCACAGCGCCGAGCAGTACCCCGAGCGCGAGGCGATCGTCTTCCCGGCCACGGGCCGCCGGATGACCTACGCCGAGGTCGACACGGTCTCCAACATGGTCGCGGGCTACCTGGTCGGCCAGGGCATCCAGCCCGGCGACAAGGTCGCGCTGAGCTGCCCCAACCTGCCGTACTTCTCGCTCGTCTACTGGGGCATCCTCAAGGCCGGCGCCACCGTCGTCCCGCTCAACGTGCTGCTCAAGGGCCGCGAGGTGACCTACCACCTCCAGGACTCCGACGCGAAGGCCTACTTCTGCTTCGAGGGCACCCCCGAGCTGCCCATCGGCCAGGAGGGGTACGCCGGCTTCCAGGGCGCCGACGGCTGCGAGACGTTCGTGGTCATCACCGCCGGCCTCGACGGCGCCTCGCCGTTCGAGGGCGTGCCCACCTTCGCCGAGACCCTCGGCGGCCAGGACGGCACCTTCGAGACGGTGGCCACCGACGAGGACGACACCGCGGTCATCCTCTACACCTCCGGCACCACCGGTCAGCCCAAGGGCGCGGAGCTGCGGCACCGCAACATGCGCGACAACGCCCAGCTCGGCGAGGCGCTCTTCGGCGCGGACGCCGAGAAGCCCGACACCTTCCTGTGCGTCCTCCCGCTCTTCCACTCCTTCGGCCAGACCGTCATCCAGAACGGCGCGGCGGCGTACGGCGGGACCGTGGTCATGCTGCCGCGCTTCGAGGCCGGCGCGGCGCTGCAGCTGGTGCAGAGCGAGGGGATCACCTACTTCGCCGGGGTCCCGACGATGTACTGGGGCCTGCTCGGCGCGCTGAAGGAGGCGGGCGACTCCGTCGACGTCAAGAAGATCAGCGACACGTTGCGCGTCGCCGCGGCGGGCGGCTCCGCGCTGCCGGTCGAGGTGCACAAGAACTTCCGCGAGCAGTTCGGCGTGACGATCCTCGAGGGCTACGGGCTCTCCGAGACGTCACCGGTCGCCTCCTTCTCGCCGTACGGCGAGGAGCCGCGCGTGGGCTCGATCGGCCGGCCCGTGCCGGGTGTCGAGATGAAGCTGATCGACCCCGAGTCGTGGGACGAGGTCGAGTGGTCCGAGGACGCGGTCGGCGAGATCGCGATCAAGGGTCACAACATCATGAAGGGCTACTACGGCCGGCCCGAGGCGACGGAGGAGGCGATCCAGGACGGGTGGTTCCGCTCCGGTGACCTCGGCCGCCGCGACGCCGACGGCTGGTACTACATCGTCGACCGCTCCAAGGACATGATCATCCGCGGCGGCTACAACGTGTACCCGCGCGAGATCGAGGAGGTGCTGATGTCGCACCCCGACGTGTCGCTGGCCGCGGTCATCGGCGTCCCGCACGAGAGCCACGGCGAGGAGGTCAAGGCGTTCGTCATCCTCGAGGACGGCGCCACGATCACCGAGGACGAGCTCGTCGCGTGGGGCAAGGAGCAGATGGCGGGCTACAAGTACCCCCGCGTCGTCGAGTTCGTCCCGAACCTGCCCATGACCGCCACCGGCAAGATCCTCAAGCGCGAGCTGTCGTGA
- a CDS encoding phosphoribosylaminoimidazolesuccinocarboxamide synthase — protein sequence MPPVTLPPAPTIPGARHLHSGKVRDLYELTEGPHAGQLLMVASDRISIFDFVLDTTIPDKGELLTRMSLWWFDQLSAIVPHHVLSTDVPDAVRGRAVVCERLDMYAVECVVRGYLTGSGLLDYRATAPDHSVCGIRLPDGLEDGSRLPEPVFTPATKAELGDHDENVSYEAVEQTVGAERAAELRGLTLSVYARAEEMARERGIILADTKLEFGARPDGATVLGDEVLTPDSSRFWPAAEWHPGRAQPSYDKQIVRNWALSPESGWDRSSGEAPPPLPPEVVERTRQRYVEAYELLTGQRF from the coding sequence GTGCCGCCCGTGACGCTGCCACCCGCCCCGACGATCCCCGGCGCGCGCCACCTGCACTCGGGCAAGGTGCGCGACCTCTACGAGCTCACCGAGGGCCCGCACGCCGGCCAGCTCCTCATGGTGGCCAGCGACCGGATCTCGATCTTCGACTTCGTCCTCGACACCACGATCCCGGACAAGGGTGAGCTGCTCACCCGGATGTCGCTGTGGTGGTTCGACCAGCTGTCGGCCATCGTGCCGCACCACGTGCTGTCCACCGACGTCCCCGACGCGGTCCGCGGTCGCGCCGTGGTCTGCGAGCGCCTCGACATGTACGCCGTGGAGTGCGTCGTGCGCGGCTACCTCACCGGCTCGGGGCTGCTGGACTACCGGGCCACCGCGCCCGACCACAGCGTCTGCGGGATCCGGCTGCCCGACGGCCTCGAGGACGGCAGCCGGCTGCCCGAGCCGGTCTTCACGCCGGCCACCAAGGCCGAGCTGGGCGACCACGACGAGAACGTCTCCTACGAGGCGGTCGAGCAGACCGTCGGGGCCGAGCGCGCCGCCGAGCTGCGCGGCCTGACCCTGTCGGTCTACGCCCGGGCGGAGGAGATGGCCCGCGAGCGCGGCATCATCCTGGCCGACACCAAGCTCGAGTTCGGCGCGCGCCCGGACGGGGCCACGGTGCTCGGCGACGAGGTGCTGACGCCGGACTCCTCGCGCTTCTGGCCGGCGGCCGAGTGGCACCCGGGCCGCGCGCAGCCGTCGTACGACAAGCAGATCGTGCGCAACTGGGCGCTCTCGCCGGAGTCCGGGTGGGACCGGTCGTCGGGCGAGGCCCCGCCGCCGCTGCCGCCCGAGGTGGTCGAGCGCACCCGGCAGCGCTACGTCGAGGCCTACGAGCTGCTCACCGGTCAGCGCTTCTGA